In the Paraburkholderia acidisoli genome, GGCGCGGGCCAGACGTGGAGCGTCGCGGCGAATTACATTCACGGTCCGGTGGGCGTTGCGGTGGGCTTCGAACGCCTGAGCAACTCGACCAGCGGCGGCGGTGCATGGGGCGCGAATTCCACAGCGTCGAGCAACGGCGAGCCGGGCGTCTCGGGCGTCACCAATGGCTTCCAGACCGCGCAGACGCAACAGCGCTTCGCGGTCACGGGTGGCTACACGTTCAATTCGCAATGGGATATTTCGGCATCCTATTCGAATGTGCAGTACATCCCGGGTATCGGCTCTTCGTTCGTCAACACACAAATCTGGAACACCGGCGGGGTCGTGCTGCATTACAAACCGCTCACCACGCTCGATCTCGCGGCCGGCTACAGCTACACGCGCGCGACCAAGGCGAACGGCGTGCAGAGCGCAGCGTCGTATCAGCAGTTCAACCTCTCGCAATACGTGACGCTTTCGAAGCGCACGGGCCTCTATTTCGTCGAGGCTTATCAGCGCGCGGGCGGCCAGACGCTGGGCACGAACGGCAGCATCATCAACGCGACGGCCGATATCGGCGACGGCCAGAACAGCGCGCCTTCGTCGTCGCGCAGCCAGGTCGCGGGCGCGG is a window encoding:
- a CDS encoding porin; protein product: MKRTILASALGLATLGAHAQSSVTLYGIVDTGIGYQSSSAALGSNSGGRSAVKMVQGVWAGSRFGFKGSEDLGGGTRAIFQLEEGYNSANGAQSTSGLMFSRAAFVGIADKTYGTVTAGRQYAPYYTLLSPYSPTTWLTGAYGAHPGDLDSMDTIYRINNSVVYTSPNIAGFTVSGMYALGGVAGSPGAGQTWSVAANYIHGPVGVAVGFERLSNSTSGGGAWGANSTASSNGEPGVSGVTNGFQTAQTQQRFAVTGGYTFNSQWDISASYSNVQYIPGIGSSFVNTQIWNTGGVVLHYKPLTTLDLAAGYSYTRATKANGVQSAASYQQFNLSQYVTLSKRTGLYFVEAYQRAGGQTLGTNGSIINATADIGDGQNSAPSSSRSQVAGAVGIIHRF